A window of Ipomoea triloba cultivar NCNSP0323 chromosome 2, ASM357664v1 contains these coding sequences:
- the LOC116009988 gene encoding calmodulin-binding protein 60 A-like isoform X1 — protein MSQKRQKGDDSKPQQDCGTSDDKRRRKIPSLKSAILQVINLHKVHNYIEPVLEPLIRKVVREEVDLALRKYMTNLRWNCEKDVHLYEVRSLKLMFLNAISPPVFTGARIEGENCSSLKVALVDALTGQTVTSGPESSAKVEILALEGDFDGGEGDKWTLEEFTNNIVREREGKKALLSGDAFLNLKQGIGLVGDISFSDNSSWTRSRKFRLGVRLVDNFDGIKVKEAISESFIVRDHRGELYKKHYPPSLLDEVWRLEKISKEGAFHRRLKKERVNTVKDFLTLFYLEPTRLRKILGTGMSAKMWEMTVEHARTCDVDKQLYSYHPSGSDQKNGVIFNIVAQVMGLLVDCQKYVPADKLSETEKVEAHKLTISAFGHWEDVNCFNDESAECSNVPTIQCSTNLSATVNSACSDILTSQKVTRFDAQHFSAAMPDAMSSMYSPSDLSSLDGYGFHQCLENAGIDFDLPLRSPVQDINSFIRDAADSMIGDRSLPYFDHDYIQTPIFDPPEADLHSVPAQRRWKILFSVFRAVRRMVANKGKETCS, from the exons ATGTCACAGAAGCGGCAGAAGGGCGATGATTCTAAACCCCAGCAGGATTGTGGGACTTCCGATGACAAGCGCCGTCGGAAAATCCCCTCTCTCAAAAG tGCGATATTGCAGGTTATTAATTTGCATAAAGTGCATAATTATATCGAGCCAGTTCTGGAGCCTTTGATTCGTAAAGTT GTACGAGAGGAAGTTGACTTGGCTTTGAGAAAGTACATGACCAACTTGAGGTG GAATTGTGAGAAAGATGTACACCTTTATGAAGTAAGAAGCCTAAAATTAATGTTCTTGAATGCTATCTCTCCTCCTGTATTCACTGGGGCTCGCATAGAAGGAGAAAATTGCTCAAGTTTGAAAGTTGCTTTGGTTGATGCTCTTACTGGGCAAACTGTGACAAGTGGTCCTGAATCTTCAGCAAAGGTGGAAATTTTAGCTCTTGAGGGCGATTTTGATGGCGGTGAAGGGGACAAATGGACTTTGGAAGAATTTACTAACAACATTGTCAGAGAGAGGGAAGGAAAGAAAGCTCTTCTTAGTGGAGATGCTTTTTTGAATCTCAAGCAAGGCATTGGTTTGGTTGGTGATATTTCCTTTAGTGATAATTCTAGCTGGACTAGAAGTCGTAAGTTTAGACTGGGGGTGAGACTTGTGGATAACTTTGATGGAATTAAAGTGAAAGAGGCAATATCTGAGTCCTTCATTGTTCGGGATCACCGCGGAGAAT TGTACAAGAAGCACTATCCGCCATCTCTCCTGGATGAAGTATGGAGGcttgaaaaaattagtaaagaaGGGGCATTTCATCGGCGCTTGAAGAAGGAAAGAGTCAACACAGTGAAAGATTTTTTAACCTTATTTTATCTTGAGCCTACAAGGCTACGGAAG ATCCTTGGCACAGGAATGTCTGCTAAGATGTGGGAAATGACTGTGGAGCATGCCAGGACATGTGATGTCGACAAGCAATTGTATTCATACCACCCTTCTGGATCTGACCAAAAAAATGGTGTCATTTTTAATATCGTGGCACAAGTGATGGGGCTTCTTGTTGACTGTCAAAAATATGTTCCTGCAGACAAACTATCTGAGACTGAAAAG GTTGAAGCTCATAAGTTGACTATTTCTGCTTTCGGACACTGGGAAGATGTAAACTGTTTCAATGATGAGTCTGCAGAGTGTTCAAATGTCCCCACAATTCAATGCTCTACAAACTTGTCCGCAACTGTTAACTCTGCTTGCAGTGATATATTGACTTCACAAAAGGTTACCAGATTTGATGCTCAGCATTTTAGTGCTGCAATGCCCGATGCCATGTCATCCATGTATTCCCCTAGTGATTTGAGTAGCTTGGATGGTTATGGTTTTCATCAGTGTCTTGAAAATGCGGGTATTGATTTCGACCTACCACTGCGTTCCCCTGTCCAAGATATCAATTCCTTCATCCGTGATGCAGCAGATTCTATGATTGGGGATAGGTCTCTTCCATACTTCGACCATGATTACATTCAAACTCCCATCTTCGATCCACCAGAAGCCGATCTACATAGTGTCCCCGCCCAGAGGAGATGGAAAATATTGTTCAGTGTATTCAGAGCGGTTAGGAGAATGGTCGCGAATAAGGGGAAAGAAACATGTTCATAG
- the LOC116009988 gene encoding calmodulin-binding protein 60 A-like isoform X2 produces the protein MSQKRQKGDDSKPQQDCGTSDDKRRRKIPSLKSAILQVINLHKVHNYIEPVLEPLIRKVVREEVDLALRKYMTNLRNCEKDVHLYEVRSLKLMFLNAISPPVFTGARIEGENCSSLKVALVDALTGQTVTSGPESSAKVEILALEGDFDGGEGDKWTLEEFTNNIVREREGKKALLSGDAFLNLKQGIGLVGDISFSDNSSWTRSRKFRLGVRLVDNFDGIKVKEAISESFIVRDHRGELYKKHYPPSLLDEVWRLEKISKEGAFHRRLKKERVNTVKDFLTLFYLEPTRLRKILGTGMSAKMWEMTVEHARTCDVDKQLYSYHPSGSDQKNGVIFNIVAQVMGLLVDCQKYVPADKLSETEKVEAHKLTISAFGHWEDVNCFNDESAECSNVPTIQCSTNLSATVNSACSDILTSQKVTRFDAQHFSAAMPDAMSSMYSPSDLSSLDGYGFHQCLENAGIDFDLPLRSPVQDINSFIRDAADSMIGDRSLPYFDHDYIQTPIFDPPEADLHSVPAQRRWKILFSVFRAVRRMVANKGKETCS, from the exons ATGTCACAGAAGCGGCAGAAGGGCGATGATTCTAAACCCCAGCAGGATTGTGGGACTTCCGATGACAAGCGCCGTCGGAAAATCCCCTCTCTCAAAAG tGCGATATTGCAGGTTATTAATTTGCATAAAGTGCATAATTATATCGAGCCAGTTCTGGAGCCTTTGATTCGTAAAGTT GTACGAGAGGAAGTTGACTTGGCTTTGAGAAAGTACATGACCAACTTGAG GAATTGTGAGAAAGATGTACACCTTTATGAAGTAAGAAGCCTAAAATTAATGTTCTTGAATGCTATCTCTCCTCCTGTATTCACTGGGGCTCGCATAGAAGGAGAAAATTGCTCAAGTTTGAAAGTTGCTTTGGTTGATGCTCTTACTGGGCAAACTGTGACAAGTGGTCCTGAATCTTCAGCAAAGGTGGAAATTTTAGCTCTTGAGGGCGATTTTGATGGCGGTGAAGGGGACAAATGGACTTTGGAAGAATTTACTAACAACATTGTCAGAGAGAGGGAAGGAAAGAAAGCTCTTCTTAGTGGAGATGCTTTTTTGAATCTCAAGCAAGGCATTGGTTTGGTTGGTGATATTTCCTTTAGTGATAATTCTAGCTGGACTAGAAGTCGTAAGTTTAGACTGGGGGTGAGACTTGTGGATAACTTTGATGGAATTAAAGTGAAAGAGGCAATATCTGAGTCCTTCATTGTTCGGGATCACCGCGGAGAAT TGTACAAGAAGCACTATCCGCCATCTCTCCTGGATGAAGTATGGAGGcttgaaaaaattagtaaagaaGGGGCATTTCATCGGCGCTTGAAGAAGGAAAGAGTCAACACAGTGAAAGATTTTTTAACCTTATTTTATCTTGAGCCTACAAGGCTACGGAAG ATCCTTGGCACAGGAATGTCTGCTAAGATGTGGGAAATGACTGTGGAGCATGCCAGGACATGTGATGTCGACAAGCAATTGTATTCATACCACCCTTCTGGATCTGACCAAAAAAATGGTGTCATTTTTAATATCGTGGCACAAGTGATGGGGCTTCTTGTTGACTGTCAAAAATATGTTCCTGCAGACAAACTATCTGAGACTGAAAAG GTTGAAGCTCATAAGTTGACTATTTCTGCTTTCGGACACTGGGAAGATGTAAACTGTTTCAATGATGAGTCTGCAGAGTGTTCAAATGTCCCCACAATTCAATGCTCTACAAACTTGTCCGCAACTGTTAACTCTGCTTGCAGTGATATATTGACTTCACAAAAGGTTACCAGATTTGATGCTCAGCATTTTAGTGCTGCAATGCCCGATGCCATGTCATCCATGTATTCCCCTAGTGATTTGAGTAGCTTGGATGGTTATGGTTTTCATCAGTGTCTTGAAAATGCGGGTATTGATTTCGACCTACCACTGCGTTCCCCTGTCCAAGATATCAATTCCTTCATCCGTGATGCAGCAGATTCTATGATTGGGGATAGGTCTCTTCCATACTTCGACCATGATTACATTCAAACTCCCATCTTCGATCCACCAGAAGCCGATCTACATAGTGTCCCCGCCCAGAGGAGATGGAAAATATTGTTCAGTGTATTCAGAGCGGTTAGGAGAATGGTCGCGAATAAGGGGAAAGAAACATGTTCATAG